In the genome of Chloroflexota bacterium, one region contains:
- a CDS encoding FAD-binding protein, protein MQDDMYDVLIIGGGAAGLTSGMYTCRAGLKTLLLERLMPGGQVINAERIENFPGFPEGLTGADFGPLLQQQAMQYGLEIQLGEVDELEQDAEGWRVSAWGTEHRSRSIIIAGGSTLRRLGVPGEEELFGAGVSYCATCDGGFFMNQVVGVVGGGDSALDEALVLTEYASKVLLLHKGAAFSGESILQERVLAHPKIEVRWNTTVREIIGSGQVEGVGVVDELSGETSRIDLSGIFIYIGLDPNTEYLQDVLPLDNGGHIPTDIWMSTPVPGIFAAGDIRQNSAAQLVSAAGDGATAAIAARRYVEGLA, encoded by the coding sequence ATGCAAGACGACATGTACGATGTGTTAATCATCGGCGGTGGTGCGGCCGGCCTCACTTCCGGAATGTACACCTGCCGCGCGGGGCTGAAGACGCTGTTGCTGGAGCGTCTGATGCCCGGCGGGCAGGTCATAAATGCTGAGCGTATCGAGAACTTTCCCGGTTTTCCCGAAGGCTTGACAGGCGCGGACTTTGGGCCTTTGCTGCAACAGCAGGCGATGCAGTACGGGCTTGAGATACAACTCGGCGAAGTCGATGAATTAGAGCAGGACGCTGAGGGCTGGCGAGTCTCCGCATGGGGAACGGAACATCGTTCGCGTTCGATCATAATCGCCGGCGGCTCGACGCTGCGGCGATTGGGCGTCCCAGGTGAAGAGGAACTATTCGGCGCGGGCGTTTCCTACTGCGCTACATGTGACGGCGGATTCTTCATGAATCAGGTCGTTGGCGTAGTTGGCGGCGGCGATTCCGCACTCGACGAGGCTCTGGTGCTGACAGAGTACGCCAGCAAGGTGCTACTACTGCATAAAGGCGCGGCGTTCAGCGGCGAGAGTATCCTGCAAGAGCGCGTGCTGGCGCATCCGAAAATCGAAGTGCGCTGGAACACCACCGTGAGGGAGATTATCGGCAGCGGGCAGGTAGAGGGAGTGGGCGTAGTGGACGAATTGTCCGGCGAGACATCGCGCATAGACTTGTCCGGCATATTCATCTACATCGGTCTGGATCCGAACACCGAATATCTGCAAGATGTGCTGCCGCTGGACAACGGCGGCCACATCCCGACCGACATCTGGATGAGCACACCCGTGCCCGGCATATTCGCAGCAGGCGATATACGGCAAAACTCCGCCGCGCAGCTGGTAAGCGCGGCCGGAGACGGCGCGACGGCGGCGATTGCGGCGCGGCGGTATGTGGAGGGGCTGGCATAG
- a CDS encoding sulfite exporter TauE/SafE family protein, whose translation MNWKTPQSLTRNSQIGGQDLSEIEFISGIELWQAVLLTVVSGLVGVLGGFVGLALGTIRLPAMLLLGMPPAVAGGTNILVSGLASLSGAARHLRDGRVNTRIVLVMGLPAFVGALVGGFMSDIAPAGLLIFLAGLLVFWQGVEFLIMARERMQEETHEANLFGGEMTGSAGTFTFWRQIETGGIGLGVGLLGGAVGLILGSIRLPALIRVLRVDPRIAAGTNLFIGVLIGASGWVGHVLKGEVDYALLIPMGIAAMIGSYYGAKLTGRVRLVNLILAMGLVLLAVGGILTVRGAGTLFF comes from the coding sequence CTGAATTGGAAGACGCCGCAAAGTCTGACAAGAAATAGCCAAATCGGAGGTCAGGATTTGAGCGAAATAGAGTTTATATCAGGAATCGAACTATGGCAGGCGGTGCTGCTGACCGTCGTATCCGGCTTGGTTGGCGTACTGGGCGGATTCGTCGGGCTTGCGCTCGGCACGATACGCCTGCCCGCGATGCTGCTGCTGGGCATGCCACCGGCGGTAGCCGGCGGTACGAACATTCTGGTAAGCGGCTTGGCGTCCCTGTCCGGCGCAGCCCGTCACCTGCGCGACGGTCGCGTGAATACGCGAATTGTTCTGGTGATGGGCTTGCCCGCATTCGTTGGCGCGCTTGTCGGCGGTTTCATGAGCGACATAGCGCCAGCGGGACTCCTGATATTCCTCGCAGGGCTGCTGGTATTCTGGCAAGGCGTGGAGTTCCTGATTATGGCGCGAGAGCGCATGCAGGAAGAAACGCATGAAGCAAACCTGTTCGGCGGCGAAATGACAGGCTCGGCGGGCACATTCACCTTCTGGCGGCAGATAGAAACCGGCGGCATCGGACTTGGCGTCGGACTGCTCGGCGGCGCGGTCGGGCTCATACTCGGCAGCATACGACTGCCCGCGCTCATCCGCGTTCTGCGCGTGGACCCGCGCATCGCAGCCGGCACGAACCTATTCATCGGCGTGCTTATCGGCGCGTCCGGCTGGGTCGGCCATGTGCTGAAGGGCGAAGTCGATTACGCTTTGCTGATACCGATGGGCATCGCCGCTATGATAGGCAGCTACTACGGCGCGAAGTTGACGGGGCGCGTCAGGTTGGTCAACCTGATACTGGCAATGGGCTTGGTGCTGCTGGCAGTTGGAGGGATACTAACCGTGCGCGGCGCCGGTACACTCTTCTTCTAG
- a CDS encoding CrcB family protein, protein MGVHQRKNRAAVDGLGVVDDSRRHIGNSAQHYRQPWAWSAARLALLPWVLVAVGGAFGAVSRYGVDRGVNAMFGTTALGTFAANISGSFLLGLLVAAIAARTGLPEEFRLFIAVGFLGSYTTFSTLTVASVQFAADGDWMRAALNIVGSAVVGVVAAFAGIALGRAVF, encoded by the coding sequence GTGGGCGTACATCAACGGAAGAATCGCGCAGCAGTGGATGGACTCGGTGTCGTTGACGATTCGCGCCGGCACATCGGAAATTCAGCGCAACATTATCGCCAGCCGTGGGCTTGGTCTGCCGCGAGGTTAGCGTTGCTACCGTGGGTGCTGGTGGCAGTCGGCGGCGCGTTCGGCGCGGTGTCCCGCTATGGTGTTGACCGCGGGGTTAACGCCATGTTCGGCACTACGGCGCTCGGCACATTCGCGGCGAACATCAGCGGGTCGTTCCTGCTAGGGCTGCTAGTCGCAGCGATAGCAGCGCGGACGGGGTTACCAGAGGAATTCAGGCTGTTTATCGCGGTGGGCTTTCTAGGTTCTTACACGACATTCTCCACGCTCACCGTAGCCAGCGTGCAGTTCGCGGCAGATGGCGATTGGATGCGCGCGGCGTTGAATATCGTTGGCAGCGCGGTTGTTGGCGTCGTCGCGGCATTCGCAGGAATCGCGCTGGGCAGGGCGGTGTTTTAG
- a CDS encoding DUF4129 domain-containing protein, translating into MTVMRERLVTGSLLLSESAWLVALLGILSFPFGATGSPISWVAVLAVMALSLIWARTLSMVIMPPLMAYGLQMIAGIIVVYLMVASQVPQETGALNFGWIGAMRAEDVSDRFILGAVYGSLGGAALWWRGGHIGALDIPAESLGTSFRIGILVLAIAAVIDIAHPANLNVFPMMFLFFASGVAGLIVANMAPATQQTNVTRAWTRVIGGLVGALVVLGLIFSLLQRDVLAFIAAPLLWVLQILATIVFYIVIFPLAYFIDYFTRGIFALLVWLGGDPRPETELAMPQGPATFEGFANQGESEPAALLLLQILQWSIVAAIIIAVLVVMALAYRRRVRRRQADADGDRESVIEGADITYDFANLLFNMLPSRFRRRRQNTALRVPSDDPNITDVFRIYFGMLMLSEKRGNARHASETPSEFQPTLERTLPRNLVRAATRAFIRACYGHHPATREEIDEMRTELEDAAKSDKK; encoded by the coding sequence ATGACCGTGATGCGTGAACGGCTGGTTACAGGCTCGCTGCTGCTGTCCGAGAGCGCGTGGCTCGTGGCGCTGCTGGGTATATTGAGCTTCCCATTCGGCGCGACCGGCAGCCCAATATCGTGGGTTGCAGTGCTGGCTGTGATGGCGTTGTCGCTCATATGGGCGCGCACCCTATCAATGGTAATCATGCCGCCGCTGATGGCATATGGCTTGCAGATGATCGCGGGAATCATCGTCGTGTACCTGATGGTCGCCTCACAGGTGCCACAGGAGACCGGCGCGCTGAATTTCGGCTGGATTGGCGCAATGAGGGCAGAAGATGTGTCCGACAGGTTCATTCTCGGCGCGGTGTATGGCAGTCTTGGTGGCGCGGCGCTGTGGTGGCGCGGCGGGCATATCGGCGCGTTGGACATTCCGGCAGAAAGCCTCGGCACTAGCTTCCGCATCGGTATCTTGGTGCTCGCCATCGCCGCGGTCATCGACATTGCGCATCCCGCCAATCTCAATGTATTCCCGATGATGTTCCTCTTCTTCGCATCCGGCGTGGCAGGGCTCATCGTCGCTAACATGGCGCCCGCCACACAGCAAACCAACGTAACGCGCGCGTGGACACGGGTAATTGGTGGCTTAGTCGGCGCGCTTGTTGTGCTTGGTTTGATATTCAGCCTCCTGCAGCGCGATGTGCTCGCCTTCATCGCCGCGCCGCTGCTCTGGGTACTGCAGATTCTCGCCACGATAGTCTTCTACATCGTGATATTTCCGCTCGCTTACTTCATCGACTACTTCACAAGGGGTATATTCGCGCTGCTTGTCTGGCTTGGCGGCGACCCGCGTCCGGAGACTGAACTCGCCATGCCGCAGGGTCCGGCAACATTCGAAGGTTTCGCGAATCAAGGTGAGTCAGAGCCGGCAGCGCTGCTCCTGCTGCAGATATTGCAGTGGTCGATTGTCGCCGCAATCATCATCGCCGTGCTGGTCGTGATGGCGCTGGCGTACAGGCGTCGTGTGCGTCGGCGGCAGGCGGATGCCGACGGGGACCGCGAATCGGTGATAGAAGGCGCGGATATAACCTACGACTTCGCGAACCTGCTGTTCAACATGCTGCCCTCGCGGTTTCGCCGACGAAGGCAAAACACCGCCCTGCGCGTTCCGTCTGACGACCCGAACATTACCGATGTATTCCGCATCTACTTCGGCATGTTGATGCTGTCCGAAAAGCGTGGCAACGCCAGACACGCGAGCGAAACGCCATCTGAATTTCAGCCGACTCTCGAACGAACATTGCCGCGCAATTTGGTGCGCGCCGCGACTAGGGCATTCATACGCGCCTGCTACGGTCATCATCCCGCCACGCGCGAAGAGATAGACGAAATGCGAACTGAATTGGAAGACGCCGCAAAGTCTGACAAGAAATAG
- a CDS encoding acyl-CoA dehydrogenase, with product MDFQFTQEQEDFRQEVREFLAEKLGEDWNGIVPDDYFTDENWRTIRNLTGELVDKGWLTLAWPEEYGGQGRPHIEQMIYNEETAYFRAPTRDTSMGTHMVGPSIMLYGTDGQKAQYLPEIASGDAVYCQGFSEPESGSDLASLQLRAVEDGDDFVLNGSKIWTSGAQRANRCYIMVRTDPEAPKHRGISVFIVDMDTPGIEVAPIINMFGVHYFNQVFFENVRVPKRNMIGEINKGWYVAATTLDFERSGVGRYGSNRRDLEELAGLSKEIRLNGSTLNNDQKFRRRLAELWTANEAGRMVAYNVAWMQSEGLVPNKEASAAKLVGSEISQRISQLGMQMLGMYGLLDEGSKWAYINGRIAQQWMDSVSLTIRAGTSEIQRNIIASRGLGLPRG from the coding sequence ATGGACTTTCAATTTACTCAGGAACAGGAAGACTTCCGCCAAGAAGTGCGCGAGTTCCTTGCGGAGAAGCTTGGCGAGGACTGGAACGGCATTGTGCCGGACGACTACTTTACTGACGAGAATTGGCGCACTATCCGTAACCTGACTGGCGAGCTTGTCGATAAGGGATGGCTCACGCTCGCTTGGCCGGAGGAGTACGGCGGGCAGGGGCGGCCGCACATCGAGCAGATGATATACAACGAAGAGACGGCGTATTTCCGCGCACCCACACGCGACACCAGCATGGGCACGCACATGGTCGGTCCCTCCATTATGCTCTACGGCACGGACGGGCAGAAGGCGCAATATCTGCCCGAAATCGCCAGCGGGGATGCGGTGTACTGCCAAGGTTTCAGCGAGCCGGAATCCGGCTCCGACCTTGCCTCACTTCAGCTCAGGGCAGTGGAAGACGGTGACGACTTTGTGCTGAACGGGTCGAAGATTTGGACCAGCGGCGCGCAGCGCGCCAATCGCTGCTACATAATGGTGCGCACCGATCCGGAAGCGCCCAAGCATCGCGGCATCAGCGTGTTCATCGTGGATATGGACACGCCCGGCATCGAAGTCGCTCCTATCATCAACATGTTCGGCGTGCACTACTTCAACCAAGTGTTCTTCGAGAATGTTCGCGTGCCCAAGCGCAATATGATCGGCGAGATTAACAAGGGATGGTATGTCGCCGCGACGACTCTGGACTTCGAGCGCTCCGGCGTTGGGCGATACGGCTCGAACCGCCGCGACTTGGAAGAACTCGCCGGTTTGTCCAAAGAAATCAGGCTGAACGGCAGCACGCTTAATAACGACCAGAAGTTCAGGCGGCGTCTTGCGGAACTTTGGACCGCGAACGAAGCCGGCAGGATGGTCGCGTACAATGTGGCGTGGATGCAGAGCGAAGGGCTTGTACCGAACAAGGAAGCGTCCGCAGCGAAGCTTGTCGGCAGCGAAATCAGCCAGCGCATTAGCCAGCTGGGGATGCAGATGCTGGGCATGTACGGGCTGCTCGACGAAGGCTCGAAGTGGGCGTACATCAACGGAAGAATCGCGCAGCAGTGGATGGACTCGGTGTCGTTGACGATTCGCGCCGGCACATCGGAAATTCAGCGCAACATTATCGCCAGCCGTGGGCTTGGTCTGCCGCGAGGTTAG
- a CDS encoding ribbon-helix-helix protein, CopG family, with translation MGKSTITITMDDALLETVDRLVEKSVYPDRSLAIQEAVKDKFKRSDKSLLERELAKMDPEFEQRMADEFLPRDLSEWPEY, from the coding sequence ATGGGCAAATCTACAATAACGATAACGATGGATGACGCATTGCTAGAAACCGTTGATAGGCTTGTGGAAAAATCCGTGTATCCGGACCGCAGTCTGGCGATACAGGAAGCGGTAAAGGACAAATTCAAAAGGTCCGACAAGAGTCTTCTTGAGCGAGAGCTCGCTAAGATGGATCCAGAGTTTGAACAACGGATGGCAGATGAATTCCTTCCAAGAGACTTGTCAGAATGGCCGGAATATTAA
- a CDS encoding type II toxin-antitoxin system PemK/MazF family toxin, with amino-acid sequence MAGILRGEVVWADLYPARGHEQAGRRPVVVISYDNFNVRSGTVIAMSVTSQPQRERYPLTLELEDAGLPRRSWVKISQVHTLSVERLGRTIGFVTESELDMLVAGLNELITE; translated from the coding sequence ATGGCCGGAATATTAAGAGGCGAAGTCGTCTGGGCTGACCTTTATCCGGCACGTGGGCACGAACAGGCAGGTCGAAGGCCGGTGGTTGTCATAAGCTATGACAATTTCAATGTTCGCTCAGGAACCGTGATAGCAATGTCAGTGACGAGTCAGCCACAAAGAGAGAGGTATCCACTCACGCTTGAACTGGAGGATGCAGGACTCCCTAGGCGTTCTTGGGTGAAAATCAGTCAAGTCCACACACTTTCTGTTGAACGTCTCGGAAGAACAATAGGCTTTGTTACGGAGAGTGAATTGGATATGTTAGTCGCTGGATTAAATGAATTGATAACCGAATGA